In Archocentrus centrarchus isolate MPI-CPG fArcCen1 chromosome 21, fArcCen1, whole genome shotgun sequence, the following are encoded in one genomic region:
- the rrp1 gene encoding ribosomal RNA processing protein 1 homolog B, producing the protein MAADQQAEVQLAQRLASNERPVRTRAMKKLRKYISVRSQQAVFSGEELLKLWKGLFYCLWMQDKPLLQEELSRQISTLIHGFHTTEQQLSYLQSFLQTMKREWTGIDQLRMDKFFQLVRFMVRQALEVLRRRSWDSSVVSQFLELLTAQLLQSDDAAPSGLQLHVLDLYLTELATVGAAELTADQNLTFVEPFCRTAARTKDRTLFSSICSSVFTTIIDQAPFAIEDLMKEMKTAEDSDSGQASDEDDEESGEGETRKMEGGKKQVNGKKSDQEEEEEFLHLENLDSDSPYDEDVGPVLQFDYCALADKLLEFSSQSGTPGPNRQRLYKIIKILRDLSEGIFPQDEYPEEVSTDEDDDMFASRKRMKRRRRHTEEGVEAGPAVKKGKKKEEEDAADVTAENKKKKKKKKKKKKEQPEQIQSAHEEEAAQALKATDTDHKDQPKKKNEAPPTSEPAGAPISEKKSSVIVDTGTCEVFGKKVTAAPPPESDATAPAKKKKKRKKKKADGSAEQIQTAEEEEAAGTIKVTETALHSEATTQPDRQDQPKKKKQKNAKTPPTAEPELSEKKKKKKKCVAADTGSCEAEETIAPPEGEAAIPAKKKEKKKVTAEGEAPVSVGSSETDDTPATGSGAATPAKKKSITADEEQAAEAPQLAKKMTKKKGKQEATTSPTPAETPQKKKKDQREAPEEGGHQEANAGTTPAKKKKKSRKQDAAQLEAGDMVDSNTEAAVKKKKKRKIPVVFEFEADELQAANGLAAAAEEETAAKKPRWTNDETATPLSSNTPQKKKKQQGSGGSPSTFIMFQSKAKPPTPLFWKIKGNPSTPASGRKKFQTPKSDSKKVTFGLKNNKTAEFRKTDRSLLVSPDGSSRVPFDPQQKPKFGVLKSPPTPLNATMKKTPIRKKKGGAPQTTPTCRPVASDFF; encoded by the exons ATGGCGGCGGATCAGCAGGCAGAGGTGCAGCTCGCGCAGAGGTTAGCCTCCAACGAGAGACCCGTCCGGACCCGAGCCATGAAGAAGCTGCGGAAGTACATCAGCGTGAGGTCACAGCAAG CTGTGTTCTCAGGTGAGGAGTTGCTCAAACTGTGGAAGGGGCTCTTCTACTGCCTCTGGATGCAGGACAAGCCTCTGCTGCAG GAGGAGCTCTCCAGGCAGATATCCACCCTGATCCATGGCTTCCACACCACAGAGCAGC AGCTGTCCTACCTCCAGAGCTTCCTGCAGACGATGAAGAGGGAGTGGACCGGCATTGACCAACTGAGGATGGACAAGTTCTTCCAG cTCGTTCGCTTCATGGTCAGACAGGCGCTGGAggtgctgaggaggaggagctgggaCAGCAG CGTGGTGTCCCAGTTCCTGgagctgctgacggctcagctcCTGCAGAGCGACGACGCGGCGCCGAGCGGCCTGCAGCTCCACGTCCTCGACCTCTACCTGACCGAGCTGGCAACTGTGGGAGCCGCAGAG CTCACCGCCGATCAGAACCTGACCTTCGTCGAGCCGTTCTGCAGAACAGCAGCGAGAACCAAAGA TCGGACTCTGTTCAGCAGTATCTGCAGCAGCGTCTTCACCACCATCATTGACCAGGCTCCCTTTGCCATCGAGGACCTGATGAAGGAGATGAAGACAGCCGAGGACTCGGACTCGGGACAGGCCTCTGATGAGGACGACGAAGAGTCAGGAGAGGGTGAAAcgaggaagatggaaggagGGAAGAAGCAGGTCAACG GAAAAAAATCTGaccaagaggaggaggaggagtttcTTCACTTGGAGAACTTGGACTCAGATTCACCGTACGATGAAGACGTGGGGCCGGTGCTGCAG TTCGATTACTGCGCGCTGGCAGACAAACTGTTGGAGTTCTCCAGTCAGAGCGGCACTCCGGGTCCCAACAGACAGCGACTCTACAAGATCATAAAGAT ACTGCGGGACCTGAGTGAAG GGATCTTTCCTCAGGATGAGTACCCGGAGGAGGTCTCCACGGATGAGGACGACGACATGTTCGCCAGCAGGAAGAGGATGAAGCGGCGGAGACGTCACACGGAGGAGGGTGTGGAGGCGGGGCCAGCAGTGAAGAAAG ggaagaaaaaggaggaggaggacgctGCAGACGTGACcgctgaaaacaaaaagaagaagaagaagaaaaagaagaagaaaaaagagcagCCAGAACAGATCCAATCAGCTCACgaagaagaagcagcacagGCGCTAAAGGCCACAGACACAGACCACAAGGACCAACCCAAGAAGAAGAATGAGGCTCCTCCCACCTCAGAGCCAGCAGGCGCTCCAATATCAGAGAAGAAGTCGTCCGTGATCGTTGACACAGGAACctgcgaggtgtttggaaaaaaaGTGACAGCAGCGCCGCCACCTGAGAGCGACGCTACAGCAcctgcaaagaagaagaagaagaggaagaagaagaaagccgATGGAAGCGCAGAGCAGATCCAaacagctgaagaagaagaagcagcaggaacCATAAAGGTCACAGAGACGGCGCTGCACTCTGAGGCTACAACACAACCTGACCGCCAGGACcaaccaaagaagaagaaacagaaaaacgcTAAGACTCCTCCCACAGCCGAGCCGGAGCtttcagagaagaagaagaagaagaagaagtgcgTGGCGGCTGACACAGGAAGCTGTGAGGCAGAAGAAACAATAGCACCACCGGAGGGTGAGGCTGCCATTCCTgcgaagaagaaagagaagaagaaggtgaCAGCTGAGGGAGAGGCACCGGTGAGTGTTGGGAGCTCAGAGACTGATGACACGCCTGCCACAGGAAGTGGTGCTGCAACACCAGCAAAGAAGAAGAGCATCACAGCTGATGAAGAGCAGGCGGCTGAGGCGCCGCAGCTTGCCAAAaagatgacaaagaaaaaaggaaaacaggaagcgACAACAAGCCCGACACCTGCTgaaacaccacagaagaagaaaaaggatcaGCGAGAAGCTCCAGAGGAGGGGGGCCACCAGGAGGCCAATGCTGGGACGACACCagcgaagaagaagaaaaagagcaggAAGCAGGACGCCGCTCAGCTGGAGGCAGGTGACATGGTGGACTCTAACACAGAAGCTGccgtgaagaagaagaagaagcggaAGATTCCCGTGGTGTTCGAGTTTGAGGCCGACGAGCTGCAGGCAGCAAACGGcctcgcagcagcagcagaagaagagacTGCCGCCAAAAAGCCCAGATGGACAAAC GACGAGACGGCCACGCCCCTGAGCAGCAACAcgccacagaagaagaagaagcagcagggcAGTGGAGGGTCACCATCCACCTTCATCATGTTTCAGAGCAAAGCCAAACCGCCGACGCCGCTCTTCTGGAAGATCAAAGGAAACCCGAGCACGCCGGCGAGCGGCAGGAAG AAGTTTCAAACTCCAAAGTCAGACTCCAAGAAAGTGACCTTTGGCCTCAAGAACAATAAAACAGCTG AGTTCAGGAAGACGGATCGCAGCCTGCTGGTGAGTCCGGACGGCTCGTCGCGAGTTCCCTTCGACccgcagcagaaacccaagttTGGTGTGTTGAAGTCTCCGCCCACCCCGCTGAACGCCACCATGAAAAAGACGCCAATACGCAAGAAGAAGGGCGGCGCCCCACAGACCACGCCCACATGTCGACCCGTGGCGTCAGACTTTTTCTGA